The Streptomyces cyaneogriseus subsp. noncyanogenus region TCGGAGGAGCCCAGGCTCATCGAGACGACGTCGGCCTTCACCTCCCGCGCGGCCCACTCCATGCCGGCGATGATCTGCGACTCGCTGCCCGAGCCCTGGTCGCCGAGGACCTTGCCCACGGCGAGCCGCGCGCCGGGCGCGACCCCGCGCTCCCCGCCGCCGGAGGCGGCGCCGCTGCCGCCGACCGTGGAGGCGACGTGCGTACCGTGGCCGTTGCGGTCGGCGACCTGCTCGCCCTCGATGAAGCTGCGGGACTCGGCCACCCGCCCGGCCAGGTCGGGGTGGTCCGCGTCGACGCCGGTGTCCAGCACGGCCACGGTGACGCCCTTGCCGGTCAGCCCGGCCTCCCACGCCCGCGGGGTCCCGATCTGGGCGTTGCTCTCGGCCATCCGCGCGGTGACCCGCCCGTCCAGCCACACCCCGTCGATGCCGTCCTGCCGGGTGAACGCCCGCCAGAACTCCCGCCCCTTGTCCGCCCGTACGGCGGCTCCGCGCACGCTGGGCAGCGCCCGCGTCCGCTCGGCCCCGCGCGGGGTGAGGGCCGGGGCGCCCTCGTCGTACGTCACGATCAGCGGCAGTTCACCGGTGCGGGAGTCGGCGAGCCCCTGCTCCATCAGCGCGCCGACGTCGAACAGCCGCTCGTCCAGCGTCCCGGCCCGCAGATGGGGCAGGGCCTCGTCCGGTACGACGCTGAGGCGGCCGTCGGCCTCCCGGGTGCGGACGGCCCCGGTGGCTCCCTCGGGCCGCTCGACCGTGACCGCCCGCTTCCCGCCGCCGAGCTCGGTCACGGTGACGCGGTCACCGGTGACCAGGGTGACGGTGTGCGCGGCGGACGGGGTGGTGCCGCTCGTGCCGGCGGGTGCCTCCCGGGCCGCCGCCGGGGTCACCGGCAACAGGCCGGCCAGCAGTCCGGCCGACAGGAGGGCCGCTGTGCGCCCGACTGGTCCTCTGCTCATCCACGCCTCTCTTCGTCGTGTGCTGCGAAGAGTCTCAGGCGGCGTACGACATCCGGGAGTTGGCCGGTGGTGGCGGATTGGCGCCCTGGCGGGTTCCCGCCAGGGCGCCAAGGTCCGACCGGCCGGACACGGGACACGGGCACGCGCCGTCCGTCACCCCGACGACCTCGCCGTGGCCACCCGCGCCCTGGGGCGGCCCCCCATTCAGCGGCCCCCCGCCCGGCCCCCTCCAGAGGGCACCCTCCCGCTCGCCCCCGCACGATGCCAGGGAGGCCGCCCACCGGGCGGGCCCGCACGGTCTGCGCTCTCGGGAGGATCTGCCATGACCGCCAGTCTGGAGCAGCTACGGCGCTGCCACTTCGCCGTCGACCTGGGCGCGGCGAGGACACGGGTGTACGTCAAGGGCGCCGGTCTCGTCGTCGACCAGCCGTCGGCCGCCGCGGTCAACACCCGCACCGGCGCGCTGATCGCGGTCGGCGAGTTCGCGGAGAAGATGACGGGCCGTACCCCCGACTTCATCCGGGTCGTGCGGCCCGTCTCCGGCGGCACGGTCGTCGACATCGAGATGGCCCAGCGCATGCTGCGCCATCTGCTCGGTGACAAGATCCGCCGCTCCCTGCGCCGCAAGCCCCGGCTGCGCGCCGCCGCCTGCACCCCGCACGACGCCGATCCGCTGGCCCGGCGCGCCGCGGTCGAGACCCTCGTCGGGCTCGGCGCCCGCCGGGTGGAGCTGGTGGACATCCTCATCGCCGCGGCCGTGGGCTGCGGGCTGCCCGTGGAGCGCCCGGAGGCCACCATGATCATGGTGTGCGGGGCGCACGCCACCCAGGTGGCCGTGCTCTCCCTGGGCTCCATCGTGACCGCCGAGCGCATCCCGGTCGGCGGCGAGGCCGTCGACTACGCGATCGTGCAGCACCTGCGCCACGCGCACGAGCTGATGCTGCCGAGCCAGTCGGTACGGCCGCTGCAACTGGCCCTGTCCGGCAACGGGCTCACCTCGAACGGCCCGGCCTCCACCGAGATCCACGGGCGGGACGTGGCCACCGGACTGGCGCGCAGCGTGCAGGTCGACACCGCCGCCGTGCGGGACGCCATCCAGACGCCGCTGACGACCGTGCTCGACGGCATCGGCAAGGTGCTGCGGGACTGCCCGCCGGATCTGGTCGCCGACCTCGCCGACCGGGGGATCATGATGGTCGGCGGCAGCGCCCTGCTCCCCGGCTTCGACCAGATGCTGCGTCAGGCCACGGGAATGCCCGTGCACATCGCCGAACGGCCCGACATCTGCGCCGTCCAGGGGCTGGGCACCATGCTCGAGGGGAAGATCGAGCCGCTGGCGCTGGACCCGCTGGCCGGCTGAGCCCGCGGTCAGCCCCCGCCCGCGCATGACCGACGCCCCGCGCTCCCGGCTCGCGCTGCTGCTCGAAGCCGTCCTCGGGGTCGGCACCGACCTCGACCCGCGCGGCACCCTGCTGCGCCTGGTGGACGGCGCCGCCGAGCTGACCGGTGCCGCCCACGCCTGGCTGAGCACCACGGGCCCCGAGCCGGACCTCCTCACCGGGATCGGCTCCCCGGCCGCACCGCCCGGCGTGCCCGACACGCCGCACCACCTGCGGGTGCCGATCCACGTGGAAGGCGAGGAGTTCGGCGCGCTGCATCTGGCGGGCCGGGCCGGCGGCGGCCCGTTCACCGCCGCGGACGAGCAGTTGCTGCGGTTCCTGGCCGCCCAGGCCGGCATCGCGATCGCCAACGCCCGGCTGTACGGGACGGCCCGGCAGCGGGAGCGGTGGATCGAGGGCGCGGCGGCGGTCACCACCGCGCTGCTCACCGGGGACGCCGCCGGGGACGCGCTGACGACGGTCGCCGAACGGGCCCGGCGGCTCGCGGACGCCGCCGCGGGCGTGGTCCTCCAGCCCACCGGGGAGGGCGGCATGGTGATCGTGGCCGTCTCGGCACCGGACGACCCGGGCGGGCCGGCCGGTGCGGCGATCCCGCCGGGCAGCCCCGTGCTGGAGCGGCTCTTCGCGGGGGAGCCGGTGTTCGTCGAGGACGCGGCGACCGACCCGCGGATGACGACTCCGGTACGGCACCGGTTCGGGCCCAGCATGATGCTGCCGCTGCGGGCCGGGGGCCGGCTGATCGGCACGCTCGCGCTGCCGCGCCGGCGCGGCGACCGCCCGTACACCGGTGTGGAACGCGCGCTGGCGGTGCAGTTCGCCTCCCAGGCCGCTGTCGCGCTCGTCCTCGCCGACGCCCGGCGCGGCCGGGAACGTCTCGCGGTCTACGAGGACCGCGACCGCATCGCCCGTGACCTGCACGATCTGGTCGTCCAGCGGCTGTTCGCCACCGGCCTCATGCTGGAGTCCACGCAGCGCCGCACCGGCGCCGGTGAGGTCGAGGAGCTGGTGGACCGGGCCGTGGACGATCTGCGGTCGACGGTCCGGGAGGTCCGTGCGGCGATCCTCGCGCTCCAGCGGCATCCGCCGTCCCCCCACGCCGGGGAGCACCCCGCGGCACCGGCACGAGGCCCCGCCCCGGCGGCCACCGTCCGGGACCGGGTGCTGCGCGAGACGGCGGCCGCGGCGGCGCGGCTCGGCTTCGCGCCGTCCACGCGCTTCACCGGCGCCGTCGACAGCCGCGTACCGGACCCGGTCGCCGACCGGCTGCTCGCCGCCCTGCGCCGCGCCCTGGCCGCCGCGTGCCGGCGCCCCGGCGTCGGCCGGGTCGAGGTCGCCGTCGACGCGACCGCCGCCCTCCCGGACGGGCGGGACGCGGTACGGCTGACGGTGCGCGACGACGGCGAGGGCGGCGAGGGCGGCGGCACCACGGTCACCTGGGAGTGCGCGGTGTGAAGGGCGCTCCCGCAGCGAGCGGGCTCCGCCGCCCGCTCACCGCGCGAACCAGCACCGTACGGTCGTGCCATCCGGGCCGGCGTGCACCCGGACCAGGTCCGAGACCAGATTGACCAGCAGCAGTCCGCGCCCGCCGCGCTGCTCGCGGGCGGCGGGCCGGCGTCCGGCCAGCGGGTCGGCGAGCCGTCCCCGGTCGCGGACCTCGCAGACCACGTACCCGTCCTCGTCCCACACCCGCAGCGTGCCGCCGCCCCCGCCGTGCACCACGCTGTTGGTGACCAGCTCGGCCGAGACCAGGGCCAGGTCGTCCAGCCGGACGCCGGTCAGGCCCAGCCGCTCGCCCTCGCCGGTGGCCACATGGCGGGCCTGGGAGAGCGAGTCGGTGTCGAAGGAGAAGGACAGGGCCCGCGCGGGCGGCGGAAGCGGCTCGTTGTAGCGGGCGACGACGTCGTCGGGGGCGTAGGCGCCGCTGCCCCGCGCGGGGCCGGGCCCGGCGGGGATGACGGTGGGGTGGGTGGCGTGGGCGTCGGCGAGGACCCGCTCGTCGAGGCGGTGCGCGTCGTACGGGCAGAGGATGGTCACCGCACGGCCCTGGAAGGCCGCGTTGATCAGGGCCTCGTGCTGGACGCAGGCCGGGTACTCGGTGTCGGTGCGGCCGGCCCAGATCGGCTCCCCGATGATCCGTACCCGCCGGCCCTCCGGCTGGGCGTCGGCGAAGGCCCGCAATACACCGGGGATGATCCGCCCGGGGTTGCGCCCGGCCTCCCGCATGTCGAGCATGCGCACGCCGTCGGCGGCGTCGCCCAGCGCGTCGCGGATCAGCGCCAGCCGCTCCCCGGGGACGGCGACCGCCACCGGCTCCCCGGCGGCCAGTCCCTCGCGCACGAAGGGGACGGTGCCCCGGAGGTACTCCTCGTCGTCGCGGTAGAACAGGGCGGGGTGGACGAACGGATCGGTGGGTTCCGGGGCGCCTGAGTACGGGACGGGCCCGAAAGCCGTGGCAGGCTCGGCGGATTCGGCGGACTCGGCGGGTTCGGCCACGGCACTCATGACATCGACACCTCGATCGCCGGCTGGCCGGGCCAGAACAGCTCCAGCACCCGTGGCACCACATGCGGCGGCCGGTGCAGGACGAACCGCGCGCCGGCCGGGAGCCGCTGAGCGGCTGCCACCAAGGCCCCGACACCGGCGACATCGGCGAACGTCACGCCGGACAGCTCCAGGTAGTACACGTCCTCACCCTCAAGCACCGCCTGTTCCAGCGCGTCTTCCCATATACCGCGCGTCGACAGGCCCACCTCGCCCGCCATCCGTACGCCCGCGCGCCCGGTCAGCGGGGACACCGTCAGGCCCGGTGCCGCCACGGCGGCCCGGGACGGCGCCTCGTGCTGAGTGCCCACCTTGGTCTCTCCCATGCTCCCGACCAGGCGCCCCTACCCATCACGGGACCGTTCACACCTGCCGATTTTCCCCCAGCGGACTCCGGCGTGCTCCGGCGGGGCCCCTACCCCGCCCGGAGCGGGCCATTCCCCGCCGGGGGTGTACTCCCGCGCACGGCGGGCAGGCGCACTCCCGACGGGGGGCAAGGGACGTTGCGGAAGGTCCGCCGAGGACCGACGAAGGACCGACAAGGCGGTGACATGACCTCAGCGGCACCACCGCGTCTGGCGGGGAAGCTGACCACCCTGGTGATCGAGGCCCGCGTGGACGGGCGCCGGGCCCTGCTCGCGCCGCGGGGCGAGCTCGTGCACGGCTGCGCGGACACCCTGGCCGAGACCCTGGCCCGGCTGCCGGCCGGCATCGAGCGGGTCGACCTGGACATGGCGGGCGTGGCCTTCACGGACACGGCCGGACTCCAGTTCCTGGACGTGCTCAACGACCACAGCCACCGCCGCGCCGTGCCGGTGGCGGCGACCAACTGGAACGGCCAGCCGCGCCGCATCCTGGAGCTGGCCGGCCTCGACACCACCGACCCCCTGCACTCCACGGCCCACCGGCCCCCGTGCCCGCGGCCCGGCCCCGGCCTCGCGGGCGTCCCGGCCCCGGCCCGTTCCGCGGTGGCGCTGGAGCGCTCCGAGCGGCTGCACGACCTCGAGGCGGAGGTGGAGCAGCTCCGGCACGCGATCGCCTCCCGTCCGGTCATCGACCAGGCCCGCGGCATCCTCATGGCCACCCACGGCTGCACCTCCGACGAGGCGTGGCACCTGCTGCGCGAGACGTCCCAGGTGTCCAACACCAAGCTGCGCACGGTCGCCGCGGCGATCACCTCCAGCGCCGGGACCGGCGGCCCGCCCCTGCCCCCGGCACTGCGCGCGGCCCTGCGGACGGCACTGGCCCGGCTGCGCCGCTGACCCCGCCCGGCGGCCCGGCGTCGCGGTTTGCCCGGGAGGGCGCCGGGTACCCGGCGGCGGCCCGGTCGGGTGGCCCGACCGGGCTTACCGGCTCACCGCCGCCGAGGAGATTCCCTATGGGCTTCAACCCCCTCGAACACCAAGGCATCCCCCTGGAGCGTCAGCTGCGCAACTGGCGCGAGCTGAACGTGGAACCGGTCGATCCGGACCACGGCGACCCGTACACCAAGTGCCGTGTCATCACGATGAACGGCATCGAGGTCGAGGCGATCCTCTTCAGTCACCAGTTCGCCCGCCACTGCCCCGACCCCGAGGTCAAGCGGCAGCTCGCGGAGGTGCGGTACATCGAGCACCAGCAGCAGAAGGCCGTCAACTGGCTGCTTCCCGGCCTCGCCTCCGTGCTGGAGACCACCATCGCCTACGAGCAGGTGGCGGTCGACCTCACCGGCTGGGTCGCGCGCCACGAGCCCGACCCCTATCTGAAGCAGGCCTACGAGTTCGGCGTCCTGGAGGACTTCGACCACCTGTACCGGTACGCCAACCTGTACGAGATGATCGAGCACCGCAAGGCGGAGACGATCGTCGACGGCCTGACCGAGGTCATGCCGGGCCGGCCCACCAAGTTCCACCACCGGGACCCGGTCGACAACGTGCGCGAGCCCTATGACCGTACGAGGACGGACCCGATCTCCAAGCTGCACGCGCTGACCATCATGTCGGCGGAGCAGCAGACCATGAACTTCTACATGAACGTCGGCCCCCAGTACATGGAGCCGATCGCCCGCCAGCTCTACCAGGAGATCGGGCTCATCGAGGAGGAGCACGTCACGCACTACGAGTCGCTGGTCGACCCGGGCGAGACGTGGTGGGAGCAGCTCGTCAACCACGAGTACAACGAGTGCTACCTGTACCACTCGTTCATGGAGCAGGAGTCCGACCCGAAGGTGAAGGCGGTCTGGGAGCTCCACCTGAACATGGAGCTGGAGCACCTGCGTATCGCCTGCGATCTGATGCGCCGCCACGACGGCCGCGAACCGGCGGAGATCCTCGCCCCCGAGCTGCCGAACGTCCTCACCTTCGAGGAGAACAAGCAGTTCGTCCGCAACCTGCTGGACACCCAGATGGACCTCACCACCCTCGGCACCGGTTACGTCCGCGACGCGCACGAGCGGTTCGAGAGGATGCAGGAGCAGATCCACGGCGGCGAGGAGCCCCCGAGCGAGCGGGTGATGGCCCAGCACCGGGAGATGTTCGGCCGCGAGTACCGCCTGGAGACCGAGGGACCGCACCCCGACGTGGCGTCCCGGGAGAAGGACTGACATGGCCGGCATCACCGCGAGCGACGCCGACGTCGTCGCCCTCCTCATGCGCCAGCACGGCGACATCCGCAATCTCTTCGACGAGGTGGAGCGGACCGGCGGCGACGAGCGCCGGGCCGCCTTCCGCCGCCTGGTCCACCTCCTCGCCGTGCACGAGACGGCCGAGGAAGAGGTGGTCCACCCCTTCACCCGCGCCTCCGTGCCGGACGGCGGGAAGATCGTGGACGACCGGCTGGCGGAGGAACGCGAGGCCAAGGAGGTACTGTCCCGGCTGGACGGCATGGACCCCGACGACCCGAAGTTCCTGCCCGGGCTGCTGGCCCTCCGCCTGGACGTCATGGCCCACGCCCGCGCCGAGGAACGCTACGAGTTCAACCACATCCGCCGCAGCGCCGACCAGGCCCGCCTGGCGTCCATGGCCACGGCCCTGCGCGCGGCGGAGGCGATGGCCCCGACCCACCCGCACCCCGGCACCGAGTCCGCGGCCAGGAACATGGCGCTGGGCCCGATCGCCGCGGTCATGGACCGCACCCGGGACGCGGTCCGCAAGGCCATGGGCAAGGACGGGTGACGTACCGCCGCGCGGTCGCCGGTGGAGCACTGCTGGGCATCGGCCTCGCCGCCTTCGTCGACGAGGCCGTCTTCCACCAGCTGCTCCACTGGCACCACTTCTACGACCGGTCGACGCTCGGCGCCGGCCTGGTCTCCGACGGAGTGCTGCACGCCGGGAGCTGGCTGGCGACGGTGGCGGGCCTGTTCCTCTACGCCGACCTGCGGCGCCGGGGCGGCCCGCCGCGCCCGGCCTGGTGGGCCGGGGTGTGCCTGGGCGCCGGCGGCTTCCAGCTCTTCGACGGGCTCGTCGACCACAAGCTGCTGCGCGTCCACCAGATCCGCTACGGCGTGGACGTCACCCCGTACGACTGGGCCTGGAACGCGGCCGCGCTCCTGCTCCTGACCGCGGGTCTGCTCCTGTGGCGCCGCGCCCGCCGCACCGACCGCTCCCGCCACCGCGGCCGGATGGCGGGCCTGCGCGGCTGACCCCGCGCGGCGGCCCGCCCCCGCCTGTCCCGGCCGCCCGCGAGAAAGGGCCCCCATGACGGCAGCCGGCCCTCTCCTCCTCACGGCCCTGCTCGCCTGCACCGCCTACACGGCCGCCGCCGCCCGGCTCCGCCGCCGCGGGGACGCCTGGCCGTGGTGGCGTCAGGCGTGCTGCTGGCTGGCCGGCACGGTGTTCGTGGCCGGGGCCGCCCTGCCGTGGCAGAGCTGGCTGCCCCCGTTCACCGCGCACATGGCCGCCCATCTGGCGGCCGGCATGGCGGCCCCGCTGCCGGCGGTCCTGGCCCGTCCGGTCACCCTGGCCCTGCGCGCGCTGCCGGTGCCCGGCCGCCGGGCGCTGCTCGCGGTGCTCCACTCCCGGCCCGCCGCCGTCCTCGCCTTCCCGCCGGTCGCCGCGGCCCTCGACATCGGCGGCCTGTGGCTGCTGTACCGCGCTCCCCTGCCGCCCCAGACGCACCACAGCCCCTGGCTGTACGTCCATCTCTTCGCCGCCGGGTGGCTGTTCACGTTCGCGGTCCTCGCCGTCGACCCGCTGCGGCGCCGCGCCGGGCTCGCCCTGCGCGCCGGAACCCTGCTGGCCGCCGCCGCGGCCCACGCCGTCCTCGCCAAGACCCTGTGGGCGGCGGGCCCGCCGGGCACCGGGTACGCGCCCGCGGATCTGCGCCGGGCCGCCCCGCTGATGTACTACGGCGGCGACGTGGTGGAGATCGCCCTGGCCGTGGCCCTGGCCTGCCAGTGGTACCGCGCGCAGGGCCGCGCCCTGGCCCGCCGCTCCCTCCCGGCCCGCCGTCATGGCCCCGGCCGCGGCGGGGTACCCGGTCCCGTGCCGCCGGAGCGGACCCCCCGTCCTCTCCGGCCGTCCGACCACCGGCCCCGTCACCAGGAGGCGTCACCATGACCGAGCACACCCCGTCCCAGGCCGAGGGCGACCGCGACGACGAGCGCGACACGCCCGACCGCCAGTCCCCGCCGCGCCCGACGCCGTCCCAGGCGGAGGGCGACCGGGACGACTCGGCCGGATCCGGCACCGGGAACGCCGACCGGTCCGGATGAGACCGGCCCGGGCACCGGTGGCGGTCGCCGCCGCCGGGCCCGGATCCCGGCGAGGAGCCCTGAAGTCCGCCGTGAGTGAACGTTTCGATCCGGCCACCCGGCGCCGTGTCGCGGAGAACCGCCGCAACTGGGACGCCAGGGCCCGCGTGCACGCCGACAGCCCCCACTACAGCCTGTCCGAGCGCGCGGCCGACACCCGCTTCCACCCGCGCGAGTGGGAGCAACTGGGCCCGCTGGACGGACGGTCGGTCCTCCACCTGCAGTGCCACAACGGCGCCGAGACCCTGGCCTTCGCCCAGAAGGGCGCCCGGACCACGGGACTGGACTTCTCGGGCGGCAGCCTGGCCGCGGCCCGGCGCGGTGCCCGGGCGGCCGGGGTGAGCGTCGACTTCGTCGAGGCCGACGTGTACGACGCGGTCACCGCGCTGGACGGGCGCACCTTCGACCTCGTCTACACCGGCCGCGGCTCCCTCCCCTACCTGCCGGACCTGGACGAATGGGCCCATGTCGTGGCCCGCCTGCTCGAGCCGGGCGGCCTGGTCCACCGCTCGCCCGTGCGGCGCGGCCGGCTCACCGCCTGGGAAGAAGCCGGCCGCCACGCACCAGTACGCGAGGACGGCACTCTCCCTGCCCGTTACCGACCCGTTCTCGTACAGCCCACATCGTCGGCGGTCGTCACCCGGAGGTTCCTCCCGCCATGCCTGCCTGCCGTGACGAGCCGTTCTCCGCGCGGCAACGGTGGCTGGTGCCGAGTTGCTGCTGCAGATGGAGGTGGCGGAATTGGTAGACGGCGCCGACCTGACGCAGGACGCTGCGATTCTCGTGAGCGTCCTGCAGGAAGGCGAGGAGATCACGCGGCAGGAGACGCCGGGCGGCGTAGTAGTGCCGGGCGAGGAACCACGAGGCCGAGGCGGTTCGCAGAACGACGGTGACCATCAGCATGGTGCCGACGGCTAGTCCGACACCGGCCAAGGCTGCGACCCCTTCGGCACTGATGTCGCCCAGCTTCCGCACGTCGTAGCCAGGCGAGGTAAGAGCGTCGGCCACCTGAGCGAGGAAGGCCAGCGACGGGCCACCCACCAGACCGTAGAGAGTCATGCGCGCGGCAAAGGCCAGCAGAGCCCTACGGTCCTCGCTCAGCACACGGGCTGGAGATGTCTTCGCAGTGAGGTCCGTGGGTGCGACCCGCCATCCCATCAGCGCCGCCGTCACCACACCTACGATCAACGCGGCGGGCGCCATGAGAGACACGTCTTCCGTGATGGCCCCTACGCCAAGGCCCGCCCCACACCCCGCGAACACCGTGCAGCCGGCCGAGAAACGGTTCGGCCGCCAGTGCAGCCTGACGGCGGGACCTACCCGTCTACGGGTACGGGCGAGGAGGACGGCTGCTGATGCCAGCAGGAAGACGACCAACGGCACGGCGAGAAGAGCAAAGAACGAATCCGAACCGACGCCGCCCGCGTATACCAACGCCGCCGTCCCGGCCACTGCTACCACCAGCAACCACATCGCCGCCGCCGTTGCCATCTGGAGCAACGTCATCACCCCTCGCGGCAGTCCGGAAGCCAGGGTCCACCACGTGATATCCGTACCTCCGTCACGCGCCTGCAGGTGCCGAGCCAGGAAGCTCAGATATCGCTGGGCCTGGTCCGCGGTCCAGCGGCAGGGTTTGCCGGGGTGAGGACGATAGGCGGCCGCAATGTAGGCCTCGAACAGGTGGGTGCGCACGGCGTCCGCATCCGGGAAATCTCTCTCGTTGCACAGCCGGGCGGGGTCGGGAAGGTCATCGGCACCGTCCCCGGGCCGTGGGTTGTAGATCGTCCGCGCGAGAAAGAGGGTGAGAGGGGTGTCCAGCGCCTGACCCACGGGTGAGTGCGTGCCGAGCCGGGCCAGTACAGGTGACCACCTGGCGGCCGAGGCGCTGCGGCTGCCTCCCGCATCTCGTGCCAGGTAGGCGGCCGTTGTGTCGGGTCCCAGCGGTTCCAAGACGATCGCGGCGGCGCCGTTCAGACGCACCGGGACTCCCGAGCGGGGGGTGAGTGCCCGCCGGTACTCAGCTGTTCTGCTGGACAGGAGGAAGGGATGGCCGACCGGCAAGGCGCGGTTGATCGCGTCCAGTGCCACGGCCTGGGCGGCCGGGGCCATCTCGTCGAACCCGTCGAGGAGCGGCAGGACAAGTCGGTGTTCCAGCAGTGCCCGGGCCCGCGTGGAGCCGTCGTGCTCCGCCGCCAGCGCGGGGTAGTGCGTACACAACTGCTGCTCCAGCCAGGGGATCAGTTCGTCGGCGGCCGGG contains the following coding sequences:
- a CDS encoding rod shape-determining protein; the protein is MTASLEQLRRCHFAVDLGAARTRVYVKGAGLVVDQPSAAAVNTRTGALIAVGEFAEKMTGRTPDFIRVVRPVSGGTVVDIEMAQRMLRHLLGDKIRRSLRRKPRLRAAACTPHDADPLARRAAVETLVGLGARRVELVDILIAAAVGCGLPVERPEATMIMVCGAHATQVAVLSLGSIVTAERIPVGGEAVDYAIVQHLRHAHELMLPSQSVRPLQLALSGNGLTSNGPASTEIHGRDVATGLARSVQVDTAAVRDAIQTPLTTVLDGIGKVLRDCPPDLVADLADRGIMMVGGSALLPGFDQMLRQATGMPVHIAERPDICAVQGLGTMLEGKIEPLALDPLAG
- a CDS encoding GAF domain-containing protein, which codes for MTDAPRSRLALLLEAVLGVGTDLDPRGTLLRLVDGAAELTGAAHAWLSTTGPEPDLLTGIGSPAAPPGVPDTPHHLRVPIHVEGEEFGALHLAGRAGGGPFTAADEQLLRFLAAQAGIAIANARLYGTARQRERWIEGAAAVTTALLTGDAAGDALTTVAERARRLADAAAGVVLQPTGEGGMVIVAVSAPDDPGGPAGAAIPPGSPVLERLFAGEPVFVEDAATDPRMTTPVRHRFGPSMMLPLRAGGRLIGTLALPRRRGDRPYTGVERALAVQFASQAAVALVLADARRGRERLAVYEDRDRIARDLHDLVVQRLFATGLMLESTQRRTGAGEVEELVDRAVDDLRSTVREVRAAILALQRHPPSPHAGEHPAAPARGPAPAATVRDRVLRETAAAAARLGFAPSTRFTGAVDSRVPDPVADRLLAALRRALAAACRRPGVGRVEVAVDATAALPDGRDAVRLTVRDDGEGGEGGGTTVTWECAV
- a CDS encoding sensor histidine kinase, translated to MSAVAEPAESAESAEPATAFGPVPYSGAPEPTDPFVHPALFYRDDEEYLRGTVPFVREGLAAGEPVAVAVPGERLALIRDALGDAADGVRMLDMREAGRNPGRIIPGVLRAFADAQPEGRRVRIIGEPIWAGRTDTEYPACVQHEALINAAFQGRAVTILCPYDAHRLDERVLADAHATHPTVIPAGPGPARGSGAYAPDDVVARYNEPLPPPARALSFSFDTDSLSQARHVATGEGERLGLTGVRLDDLALVSAELVTNSVVHGGGGGTLRVWDEDGYVVCEVRDRGRLADPLAGRRPAAREQRGGRGLLLVNLVSDLVRVHAGPDGTTVRCWFAR
- a CDS encoding STAS domain-containing protein gives rise to the protein MGETKVGTQHEAPSRAAVAAPGLTVSPLTGRAGVRMAGEVGLSTRGIWEDALEQAVLEGEDVYYLELSGVTFADVAGVGALVAAAQRLPAGARFVLHRPPHVVPRVLELFWPGQPAIEVSMS
- a CDS encoding ANTAR domain-containing protein, which produces MTSAAPPRLAGKLTTLVIEARVDGRRALLAPRGELVHGCADTLAETLARLPAGIERVDLDMAGVAFTDTAGLQFLDVLNDHSHRRAVPVAATNWNGQPRRILELAGLDTTDPLHSTAHRPPCPRPGPGLAGVPAPARSAVALERSERLHDLEAEVEQLRHAIASRPVIDQARGILMATHGCTSDEAWHLLRETSQVSNTKLRTVAAAITSSAGTGGPPLPPALRAALRTALARLRR
- a CDS encoding hemerythrin domain-containing protein, whose product is MAGITASDADVVALLMRQHGDIRNLFDEVERTGGDERRAAFRRLVHLLAVHETAEEEVVHPFTRASVPDGGKIVDDRLAEEREAKEVLSRLDGMDPDDPKFLPGLLALRLDVMAHARAEERYEFNHIRRSADQARLASMATALRAAEAMAPTHPHPGTESAARNMALGPIAAVMDRTRDAVRKAMGKDG
- a CDS encoding DUF2243 domain-containing protein, coding for MTYRRAVAGGALLGIGLAAFVDEAVFHQLLHWHHFYDRSTLGAGLVSDGVLHAGSWLATVAGLFLYADLRRRGGPPRPAWWAGVCLGAGGFQLFDGLVDHKLLRVHQIRYGVDVTPYDWAWNAAALLLLTAGLLLWRRARRTDRSRHRGRMAGLRG
- a CDS encoding cytochrome c oxidase assembly protein; the protein is MTAAGPLLLTALLACTAYTAAAARLRRRGDAWPWWRQACCWLAGTVFVAGAALPWQSWLPPFTAHMAAHLAAGMAAPLPAVLARPVTLALRALPVPGRRALLAVLHSRPAAVLAFPPVAAALDIGGLWLLYRAPLPPQTHHSPWLYVHLFAAGWLFTFAVLAVDPLRRRAGLALRAGTLLAAAAAHAVLAKTLWAAGPPGTGYAPADLRRAAPLMYYGGDVVEIALAVALACQWYRAQGRALARRSLPARRHGPGRGGVPGPVPPERTPRPLRPSDHRPRHQEASP
- a CDS encoding NACHT domain-containing protein; its protein translation is MRRENRRTRLPLWVLGFAVAIPVVVALLWTAWTLGNGKLGAGDQAGVLGFGAAAVGVLLSVASLAVAWLGYRADRRESATATGTAAIADAFAFAVRDEWEAEARLRRLNDPYALPVSWMAADEELVEPWADLIARSDAREVSVTDPADLSGRDDEIGDLFQRRLPIRRLVVLGEPGSGKSMLLVRLLLDLCARRNSGDPVPVLFSLSVWDPAADELIPWLEQQLCTHYPALAAEHDGSTRARALLEHRLVLPLLDGFDEMAPAAQAVALDAINRALPVGHPFLLSSRTAEYRRALTPRSGVPVRLNGAAAIVLEPLGPDTTAAYLARDAGGSRSASAARWSPVLARLGTHSPVGQALDTPLTLFLARTIYNPRPGDGADDLPDPARLCNERDFPDADAVRTHLFEAYIAAAYRPHPGKPCRWTADQAQRYLSFLARHLQARDGGTDITWWTLASGLPRGVMTLLQMATAAAMWLLVVAVAGTAALVYAGGVGSDSFFALLAVPLVVFLLASAAVLLARTRRRVGPAVRLHWRPNRFSAGCTVFAGCGAGLGVGAITEDVSLMAPAALIVGVVTAALMGWRVAPTDLTAKTSPARVLSEDRRALLAFAARMTLYGLVGGPSLAFLAQVADALTSPGYDVRKLGDISAEGVAALAGVGLAVGTMLMVTVVLRTASASWFLARHYYAARRLLPRDLLAFLQDAHENRSVLRQVGAVYQFRHLHLQQQLGTSHRCRAENGSSRQAGMAGGTSG